The sequence AACTGAAGATGAGTACAATGAATGGTTGAAATCTGACTAAAGTTAATCAGAATGCATTTTCACAGCAAGATTTTGATTTCGCTTGGACTGACATCTTACACATTGCTTGGATACCTGATATTTTTTCCATATCCAGACTCTATGTTCTGGCTCACAGCTCTATCGTCACTGCTGTTATGTTCAGGAAGCGGGGCACTGAACAATTATCAGGATCGCCATATAGACAAACTCCTTGAAAGAACTTCAAAACGCCCTCTTCCATCAGGTTCTGTCTCAGAAAGATGTGTGCTGGTTCAATCTCTATTGCTCATATCTGCGGGTATTTCAGGTTTTTATTTTGCCCGCAACTCTCTTGCAAGTGCCCTTATTGCTCTGTCTGGTACGGCATTTTACAACGGAATATATACTCCTCTTAAAACTCGGACGGTTCTTGCAATTTTTCCTGGTGCAATCTGCGGCATGATTCCCCCGTTGATGGGATTTAGTGCAGCAGGAGGATCATATAAAGATATTTTTGCAGCTATACAGACTTTTGTCGGCAACCTGTGCTGTTCTGGCAATCTTTACTGTTCTGGCAATCTGGGGTGCTCTGGCAATCTGGGCAATATAATCTGGGTAATGGCAATAATTGGAGTGTGGCAGCTTCCCCACTTCTGGCTTGTTCTGCTAAAATACCCTGATGATTATGAACAGAGCCATGCAGGACACAAGCTCCCATCCATGCTTGGTCTGTTTACCAGAACGCAACTTGGACGCATCATGCTGATATGGATTTTGCTTTACAGCTTCATGCTTATCACAGCTCCCCTTTTTTATTCCGGATTAAGCATGACAGCCCAATGGATTTTGGTATTGAATGGAGTCTTTCTGTTTATATTATCTACTTCTGCTTTGTTAGGTTTCACTACCCGAATCCATCTTTATGGTTATGCAACAAGCTATCGTTTTGAATCTGCTATACTGAACCTCTCCATGATGATTTTTATCCTCACTCTGATAGCAGACATACTCTTTTTAACGGCTGTTTAAATATTCAGACTCTGATTTTAAGTTGATGGTAAAACGAAATACGCTTTTTCAAATGATAGGGAAAAAATCCTTTTAACTGAAAACAATGGGGGTAATATTTGAGTCAACTAAACGTGCCAATGATATATGGAATAATAATAAAAAATTTTGCAACGATAATCTTTTTAACCATTTTTTCGTTTGGATGTGCCACAGCCTGGGCACAAAGCGAAATCACCGTTGTTCACGGAGAAGAGGATTATCCTCCTATGGAGATGATGGTCAAAGGAACATTCTCAGGTTTTCACGCCGATATTGTCAACGCAGTCAGTGCCAAGCTTGGTATAAAAATTCACTGGATAGGCGTTCCGTGGAAACGAGCCCTTTTAATGGTGGAGCATGGAAAGGCGGATGGTATCACCTACATCGGGAAAACCCCAGAACGAGAGGTTTGGGCTATCTTTAATGATGACAATATAATTTCGTCCGCCAAGATATCATT comes from Desulfobulbaceae bacterium and encodes:
- a CDS encoding UbiA family prenyltransferase; its protein translation is MHFHSKILISLGLTSYTLLGYLIFFPYPDSMFWLTALSSLLLCSGSGALNNYQDRHIDKLLERTSKRPLPSGSVSERCVLVQSLLLISAGISGFYFARNSLASALIALSGTAFYNGIYTPLKTRTVLAIFPGAICGMIPPLMGFSAAGGSYKDIFAAIQTFVGNLCCSGNLYCSGNLGCSGNLGNIIWVMAIIGVWQLPHFWLVLLKYPDDYEQSHAGHKLPSMLGLFTRTQLGRIMLIWILLYSFMLITAPLFYSGLSMTAQWILVLNGVFLFILSTSALLGFTTRIHLYGYATSYRFESAILNLSMMIFILTLIADILFLTAV